CCCCGGCACAGGGCAGGGCGCGCCGCTGTCGCGCGGAGGCACGCGCCTCAGCCTGACGGTGCGCCGGACGCGCCGCGAACCACGGCAACGATCTCGTCGGTGATGCGGTCCACGTCCTTCAGGATATCCGACTCCCAGAAGCGCAGGACCCGCCAGCCGTCGCGGTCGAGCTGTGCCGTATTGGACATGTCACGCTCTACGTTGCGCGTGATCTTGGCCACCCAATACGGGGCGTTGTGCCCATCTTCGAGGCGGGCGATTCGCTGTTCGAAGTTCTTTCCGTGCCAGAAGTCGCCGTCGCAGAAGACGACGACCCGCGCCTTCGTGAAGACGAGATCGGGTCGCCCCGGGAGCCCGGAAAGGTCGACCCGATAGCGAAGGCCGCGCGCCCAGACCGCGCGACGGAGAACGAGCTCGCACTTGGTGTCCCGCTTCGCGCTCGAGCCACGCGCGGCCTTCGAGGCGCGCGACGACGCGGGCGTGAAGGGGGCGTAGCGGGGTACGGCGGGCATCGCGGGAGGGGCCTCAGGCCCGTGGGCGCATTCGGTAGTGAAGGCGCAACATGGTCATTCCCAAGAACCTCACGAGGTGGTCGCAGCGAAGCTCTCCGTCGTCGTCGCGGTACACGGTGAAGTGCTCGCGGAGCGACGTGAGGTGGCTCACCTTCAGGCGTCCCTCGTCGAGGTCGAGCACACGGTAAAAGCCGGCGTCGCCGAACGAGCGCCCGGCCGACGTGAGCGTGAAGCGGCCCGCTTCGTCGTGCCCAGGCGCGAGGATCACCGTCGCGTTCCCTCGGGGCAGCGGGAACACCACCTTCACGCAGCGCCCGCGCCGCCCCGGGATCTCCACGGTCGTGTAGAAGCCCGTGTACACCACGCGGCCCGAGTCCTTCACGCGCCGGTACCAGCCCGTGTGGACGATCTGGCCTCCTGCGTCCCGGAGTGGCCACACCTCGCTGGTCATGCCCCGGCTCATGTCGAGGCCGAACACTGGGAAATTAAGCTGGTTCATCGTGCGGCTCACCGTCGAGACGATGAGCCAGAGGAAGAGCCGCCCCGGAAAGGGGGACTCGCTCCACACGTCGAGATCGTAGCGGCTCGTGTGCTCGTAGAAGGCGCGCACCTCGGCGTCGGTCTGCGTCGGGTCGAACCCGTCGCTCGCGAGCACCTCGAACCGCGGCACGAGCCCGGCGTCCGCGGGCTCGCGGTCGATCGTGAGGCCCTCACGCTCGGCGACGAGCTCGTAGGGGCGCTCGCCGATCTCGCCGTCGGGGCCCGTGGGGCCGACGAGCCACGGCACGTCGCGCTTCGCCAGCGCCCGACCGAAGAGGCGCAGTCCCACGCGGATCAACGCCGCCCCGAGCGATCCGAGCGCGAGCTGGATCGACCAAGGGCGCGCCGCGCGAAGGGAGTCGTTCACCGCCGCGAGCCTACCTGAGTGTGCCCGGACAGCGGACCCTTCAGCGAGGCGCAGCCTCCCGAGCCTCTTGCCTCACGTGAGAGCACCCGAGCCCCTTCGCCCGCCCTTCGCCTGCGCCCGCACGGACTACCTCGCTCGGGGGCCGCGCTGCCGCCGCTCGATCGCCCGGACGTCCCGGAGATCCTGCGGCCGCGCCACCGCGCGCTTGTTCGCGAGGAGGTCTTCGACGCCGATGAAGGTCGCCTGTCCGCCGGGGAGGTCGACCGTCACCCGGCGGAGCCATGACTCTTCAAAGGTAACACCCGGGAGCTCCTGAAGCAGGTCCACGCGCGCGGGGGCGCGACCCAGCCACACGATCTCGTCGGATCGCGCGCAGCGCAGCTCGGCCACGAGGACCTCGGGCACTCCGAAGCGGAGGAGGGCGC
This genomic window from Myxococcales bacterium contains:
- a CDS encoding very short patch repair endonuclease; this encodes MPAVPRYAPFTPASSRASKAARGSSAKRDTKCELVLRRAVWARGLRYRVDLSGLPGRPDLVFTKARVVVFCDGDFWHGKNFEQRIARLEDGHNAPYWVAKITRNVERDMSNTAQLDRDGWRVLRFWESDILKDVDRITDEIVAVVRGASGAPSG